Proteins encoded by one window of Haematobia irritans isolate KBUSLIRL chromosome 2, ASM5000362v1, whole genome shotgun sequence:
- the LOC142224168 gene encoding uncharacterized protein LOC142224168 translates to MKSFIFLSVLLALFSGSWGQIKTGIKTRQPPPPIPNLEYQELNYNHHEQQHLQNAYERYNGNFKPAEYYQGEALTKPSTPQVLDPTAEFINKTRAGIASGICFKEVPTSSLAKNGQVPVSNGTSPGMSTIQVCCEGYERNAHVFKRCDPICEDDCPNGICVAPHQCVCIPGHIRNPAGKCVTTCPIGCENGVCSDNGECHCMEGFTLEPKQGKFCVPVCAQGCQFGKCVGPNQCSCDNGYRLTAAGTCEPKCDRCENGKCTAPDLCSCNVGYTAIGGVCEPVCSLGCDRGFCSAPDTCSCPPGSELDRSGIKCNPRCDTPCVNGICSGPNKCDCEPGYIQDEKQPQMCVPHCPQGCPNGFCSAPNFCSCNPGFIKSGIKGRHFCNPAN, encoded by the exons atgaaatcatTTATATTCCTAAGTGTCCTATTGGCCCTATTCTCGGGTAGTTGGGGCCAAATTAAAACAGGCATTAAAACGCGCCAACCACCTCCTCCCATACCTAATCTGGAATACCAAGAATTAAACTACAATCACCATGAACAACAGCATTTACAAAATGCCTATGAACGTTACAATGGCAACTTTAAACCAGCTGAATATTATCAAGGCGAAGCGTTGACTAAACCTTCAACTCCCCAAGTTTTGGATCCCACAGCCGAATTTATCAATAAAACTAGAGCAGGAATTGCTTCGGGTATTTGTTTCAAAGAAGTGCC AACATCATCATTGGCTAAAAATGGTCAGGTTCCTGTAAGTAATGGCACCAGCCCCGGAATGAGCACTATCCAGGTATGTTGTGAAGGCTACGAACGTAATGCTCATGTCTTCAAACGTTGTGATCCCATTTGTGAAGATGATTGCCCCAATGGTATTTGTGTTGCGCCCCATCAATGTGTCTGTATACCTGGTCACATCCGCAATCCTGCTGGAAAATGTGTTACCACCTGCCCAATAGGATGTGAAAATGGTGTCTGCAGCGACAATGGCGAATGCCACTGTATGGAGGGTTTCACATTGGAGCcaaaacaaggaaaattttgtgtaccTGTATGTGCTCAAGGTTGTCAATTTGGAAAATGTGTAGGACCGAATCAGTGTTCATGCGACAATGGTTATCGTCTGACAGCAGCTGGAACTTGTGAACCCAAATGTGATCGTTGTGAAAATGGAAAATGTACTGCTCCCGACTTGTGTAGTTGTAATGTAGGTTATACGGCAATTGGTGGAGTTTGTGAACCTGTTTGCTCTCT cGGTTGCGATAGAGGATTTTGTAGTGCCCCTGATACTTGTTCCTGCCCTCCTGGATCAGAATTAGATCGTTCTGGTATCAAATGTAATCCACGCTGTGATACACCCTGTGTCAATGGTATATGCTCTGGACCCAATAAATGCGATTGCGAGCCTGGCTATATTCAAGATGAAAAACAACCACAGATGTGTGTACCCCATTGTCCTCAGGGTTGCCCCAATGGCTTTTGCTCAGCTCCTAATTTCTGTTCTTGTAATCCTGGTTTTATCAAGAGCGGTATTAAAGGTCGTCATTTCTGCAATCCAGCCAATTAA